The Clostridium aceticum genomic interval TTTTGATTTACCTGTTTTACGCTTTGGTACCGCCATGTTTAACACCTCCTTAATCTTGTTGTAACAGTTCTTTCAATTTAGCAAGTCGAGGATCTATATCATCTTCATTCTCTTGATTGCATTGACATTGTTCTATGTTCAAATCTTCACCACATGTTTTACACAATCCCTTACAGTTTTCACTACATACTACCTTCATAGGAAGATTCATGATGATTTGTTCTTTTATGACTTCATTGAAATCAATCACATTATCATTATAAACAATTGTATCGTCTAAGTCTTCCTCTTCCTTAAACTTTTCTTGCCCAACTAACTCAACATCAATATTGGTTTTTAGTAGATAAGTAAAAGGTTTTAAGCATCTTCCACAGTGAACCTGAAGTTCTGTTTCAAGATTACAGGATAAAAAAATCTTTTTTCCAACACTGTATACTTTTCCTAAAACATGAATAGGAGAAATCACCTTAAGAACATCACCATAATAGTTTATATTGTCAAGGTCAACAGTAAAATCTAAATGTACTTCCTCATGTTCCCCTCTTTTTATGGTGTTTAAATCAAATTTCAACATTCTCACCTCTATTAAGTATACAAAAGTTTTCCTTTGAAGATTTCAGAAAATTTCATTGGAAATACCTTTTACAAATATATCAACAAAAATGATTATACAAATCAATTGAATGTTTGTCAAGCATTTTATCTTGATACGTTGAAGAAGTCTAAAATATTTACCTGCCACTTTAATACATTGGAGGCGAATAACTATTTTCTTCATGATGAAAAGGTAGAGAGCTTTCTTCCCTACCTTTTTACCTCTACTGTCCTACAGGGTTCTTTTATCCTACAAGGTTCTTTGTATCTCTTGCGATCACTAATTCCTCGTTCGTTGGAATTAATAGTACCTTTACTGCAGCATCGCCAGTTGAAACAACAGTTTCTTTTCCACGTACATTGTTTTTC includes:
- a CDS encoding YceD family protein, producing the protein MLKFDLNTIKRGEHEEVHLDFTVDLDNINYYGDVLKVISPIHVLGKVYSVGKKIFLSCNLETELQVHCGRCLKPFTYLLKTNIDVELVGQEKFKEEEDLDDTIVYNDNVIDFNEVIKEQIIMNLPMKVVCSENCKGLCKTCGEDLNIEQCQCNQENEDDIDPRLAKLKELLQQD